A genome region from Prochlorococcus marinus CUG1417 includes the following:
- a CDS encoding EpsG family protein, with product MIFYYLLYFFLGFKAIEETQAFNTFKKEAQNLLILFFSLFIGFRNEVGCDWDQYLEIFLDIRDGVIENWLTLEPAYFTLNSIFSRFDFGIILVNAVCAVIFSYCLIKFCDSLPRPWLGLCVAYPYLITVVAMGYTRQSVSIALFLLAILILEKGQFYKSIFLIIIGMLFHRSGGLFFFAPLIYTFKSERSNNLLKILLIIPIGYYFISEFIISSWDNLVLGYLGQNMASSGALIRIILCFIPSFIFIFNVNKFKISNISKKIFFVISLMSFAALIALPIVPSSTAVDRVALNFLPIQLLVASHLPDTGIFKFNKFAWKVLIVVSVFIVLSIWLLFAKHSFCWIPYKNIIFSTIIL from the coding sequence ATGATTTTTTATTATCTTCTTTATTTTTTCCTAGGTTTTAAAGCAATTGAGGAAACACAAGCATTTAATACTTTTAAAAAAGAGGCCCAAAATTTATTAATATTATTTTTTTCTTTATTTATTGGGTTCAGGAATGAAGTTGGTTGCGACTGGGATCAATATCTAGAAATTTTTTTGGATATTCGAGATGGAGTAATAGAAAATTGGTTAACACTGGAACCTGCATATTTCACTCTTAATTCAATCTTCTCAAGATTCGATTTTGGTATTATTTTGGTCAATGCAGTTTGTGCCGTAATATTTTCATATTGTTTAATTAAATTTTGCGATAGCCTTCCAAGACCTTGGTTAGGTTTATGTGTTGCTTATCCTTATCTTATTACAGTTGTAGCAATGGGTTATACAAGACAATCAGTGTCTATTGCCCTATTTTTATTGGCGATTTTGATTTTAGAAAAAGGTCAATTTTATAAAAGTATTTTTCTTATAATTATAGGAATGTTATTCCATCGTTCAGGTGGTTTATTTTTTTTCGCTCCACTTATTTATACATTTAAAAGCGAAAGATCCAATAATCTTTTGAAAATTTTATTAATCATTCCAATAGGTTATTACTTTATATCCGAATTTATTATTTCTAGTTGGGACAATCTTGTATTAGGTTATTTGGGGCAAAACATGGCCTCAAGTGGTGCATTAATTAGAATTATTTTATGTTTTATCCCTTCATTTATATTTATTTTTAATGTAAATAAATTTAAAATATCAAACATTTCTAAGAAAATATTTTTTGTCATATCATTGATGTCATTCGCCGCCTTAATTGCTCTACCAATAGTACCTTCATCTACTGCTGTTGATAGGGTTGCTTTAAATTTTTTACCTATTCAATTATTGGTTGCTTCCCATTTGCCAGATACTGGTATTTTCAAATTTAATAAATTTGCTTGGAAGGTTTTAATAGTAGTAAGTGTATTTATTGTACTTTCTATTTGGTTGCTATTTGCTAAACACTCATTTTGTTGGATCCCATATAAGAATATAATTTTTTCAACAATAATATTGTAA
- a CDS encoding carbamoyltransferase C-terminal domain-containing protein translates to MREKILITILGIHDGHNSGATILQDGQIKYSISEERLTRKKNEIGYPKLSIEEVLKLADIDPKDIDIAVYASNFMHSASYLENASEWYKAGKADFIKDSKREPSYLKAVFDQRRKERIEQLSQHININKDKIRFQDHHLSHASAAYFGSPFDLNEETLILTCDGAGDGLSATVSIANGLEIKRISSTNRKASVGKIYSRVTYMLGLKPWEHEYKVMGLAPYAENKFALEIKNILDELLKVSKDGFNFELGSEHESSYIYEFLREKFECKRFDAIAGGVQTFTEEILKTWVEGIIKETGIKRVVCGGGVFMNVKANKIISEIDGLEELFIFPSCGDESLSLGASWIEYSELLKQKEELKQKKELKPLLSLNNLYLGGLCYEGNIEKIISKHINEEDDISINKSENISRDCAEIIMNNHILARCSGKMEWGARALGNRSILANPKDWSNVEKINSKIKKRDFWMPFAPSLLKEKASKYIVNPKNLFSPYMMLAFDTTELAQSEICAAIHPRDKTARVQIVDKLMNPEYWELINDFYKMSGIPCILNTSFNLHGYPLVYSLEDAISVFKNSGLNYLVIESFILKKIKS, encoded by the coding sequence TTGAGGGAAAAAATCTTGATAACGATTTTAGGTATTCATGATGGTCATAACAGTGGAGCTACAATTCTTCAAGATGGCCAGATAAAATATTCTATTAGTGAAGAAAGGTTAACAAGAAAAAAAAATGAAATTGGTTATCCTAAGCTTTCAATTGAAGAGGTTTTAAAACTAGCAGATATTGATCCTAAAGATATTGATATAGCAGTTTATGCAAGTAATTTTATGCATTCTGCATCCTATTTGGAGAATGCATCAGAATGGTACAAAGCTGGCAAGGCTGATTTTATAAAAGATTCAAAAAGAGAACCGTCATATTTAAAAGCTGTTTTTGATCAGAGAAGAAAAGAAAGAATAGAACAACTTTCTCAACATATTAATATAAATAAAGACAAGATAAGATTTCAAGATCATCATTTATCACATGCATCTGCAGCTTATTTTGGTTCTCCTTTTGATTTAAATGAGGAGACTTTAATTTTAACTTGTGATGGCGCTGGAGATGGGTTATCCGCAACAGTTTCAATAGCTAATGGACTAGAAATTAAAAGAATTTCCTCAACTAATAGAAAAGCATCTGTTGGTAAAATTTATTCAAGAGTTACTTATATGCTTGGTTTAAAGCCTTGGGAGCATGAATATAAAGTTATGGGATTAGCCCCTTATGCTGAAAATAAATTTGCTTTGGAGATCAAAAATATTTTGGATGAACTTCTAAAAGTATCTAAAGATGGTTTTAATTTTGAATTAGGCAGCGAACATGAATCCAGTTACATATATGAATTTTTGAGAGAAAAATTTGAATGCAAGAGATTTGATGCTATAGCAGGGGGAGTTCAGACATTTACTGAGGAAATCCTAAAAACTTGGGTAGAGGGAATTATAAAAGAAACTGGAATAAAAAGAGTAGTTTGTGGTGGAGGTGTTTTTATGAATGTAAAAGCTAATAAAATAATTTCTGAGATAGATGGATTGGAAGAATTATTTATTTTCCCTAGTTGTGGGGACGAATCTTTGTCTCTTGGCGCATCTTGGATTGAATATTCAGAATTATTGAAACAAAAAGAAGAATTAAAACAAAAAAAAGAATTAAAACCTTTACTTTCTTTAAATAATTTATATTTAGGCGGTCTTTGTTACGAAGGCAATATTGAAAAAATTATATCTAAACACATAAATGAAGAAGATGATATATCTATAAATAAATCTGAGAATATTTCTCGCGATTGTGCAGAAATTATTATGAATAATCATATTCTTGCAAGATGTAGTGGGAAAATGGAATGGGGTGCAAGAGCATTAGGAAATAGATCAATTTTAGCGAATCCTAAAGATTGGTCAAACGTTGAAAAAATTAATTCCAAAATAAAAAAAAGAGATTTTTGGATGCCATTTGCCCCATCATTATTGAAAGAAAAAGCTTCTAAATATATTGTTAATCCTAAAAATTTGTTTTCTCCCTATATGATGTTGGCATTTGATACTACAGAATTAGCTCAGTCTGAAATATGTGCTGCTATCCATCCAAGAGATAAAACAGCGAGAGTTCAGATCGTTGATAAGTTAATGAATCCAGAATATTGGGAATTAATTAATGATTTTTATAAAATGTCTGGTATTCCATGCATATTAAATACTTCATTCAATCTGCATGGTTATCCATTGGTTTATTCTTTAGAAGATGCGATTTCTGTTTTTAAGAATAGCGGACTAAATTATTTGGTTATAGAAAGTTTTATATTAAAGAAAATTAAGAGTTAA
- a CDS encoding ATP-binding cassette domain-containing protein, with protein MESNSKKLKDLSTINLSLKLWLSLNKKRKSQFFVYLILLLISSLAEVISLASVIPLLSVLSEPERIFNLSIVNSIASKFYITSAENIRLPITLVFGFIVILCGIIRLLNLWFSFRLAASVGHDLSSEIFNRIINRPYLEHLNSGDSISIVNTEITSVVYGIIIPQLLLLSSLILSIFLCITLLVINFKATLISTILVFCFYYYSLSLSKNVLRKNSQLQPKINMKLVRIIQESFGYIREIILNQKYTYFLNSFKKTNYSKNLIMAKSAFINAYPRILIEPFGIVILSVVACITVIYEGFNNALPLLVTLALGSQRIIPLMQKIYEGVVKTRLYRDSLILVLEFLNKYKIKDFLETTENIQNFSEKYLNTFSSLELNDIYFKYPNDSKYLLNGLCLKINKGDRIAIIGESGSGKSTLVDLLIGLIPPSLGQININGINIGECSEADIANWRESISLVSQRIFLAETSIKENIAFGVEKNKIDNDKINKVLKTTLLDEYISKKRFGIDTIVGENGISLSGGQQQRLGIARGIYKNPQFLILDEATSALDYKTEFEILNNLSSINNELTMIMITHRDNNLKFCNRIFRVKNGNLIKLK; from the coding sequence ATGGAATCAAATAGCAAGAAATTAAAAGATTTATCAACAATTAATCTATCATTAAAATTGTGGTTGAGCCTAAATAAGAAAAGGAAATCTCAGTTTTTTGTTTATCTAATATTACTATTGATAAGCAGTTTGGCTGAGGTTATAAGTCTAGCTAGCGTAATCCCTTTGCTATCTGTTTTGTCTGAACCAGAAAGAATTTTTAATTTATCAATAGTAAATTCAATTGCTTCAAAATTTTACATAACATCAGCAGAAAATATAAGATTACCAATAACTTTGGTTTTCGGATTTATTGTAATTTTATGCGGAATTATAAGGTTGTTGAATCTATGGTTTTCTTTCAGACTAGCTGCTTCTGTTGGACATGATTTAAGTTCAGAAATTTTTAACAGAATAATAAATAGACCTTATTTAGAACATTTAAATAGTGGTGATTCTATATCAATTGTAAATACCGAAATTACTTCAGTTGTGTATGGAATAATAATTCCACAACTTTTACTTTTAAGTTCTCTTATTTTAAGCATATTTTTATGTATTACATTATTAGTAATTAATTTTAAAGCTACCCTTATTTCAACTATTTTAGTTTTCTGTTTTTATTATTATTCTTTAAGTCTATCCAAAAATGTATTAAGGAAAAATAGTCAATTACAGCCCAAAATTAACATGAAACTCGTAAGAATAATCCAAGAAAGTTTCGGATACATAAGAGAAATAATTTTAAATCAAAAATATACTTATTTTTTAAATAGTTTTAAGAAAACCAATTATAGTAAAAATTTAATAATGGCCAAATCTGCTTTTATAAATGCCTATCCAAGGATTTTAATTGAGCCTTTTGGAATAGTTATTTTATCTGTAGTTGCTTGTATAACTGTTATTTATGAAGGTTTTAATAATGCTTTGCCACTTTTAGTAACTTTAGCATTAGGATCACAAAGAATTATTCCCTTGATGCAAAAAATTTACGAGGGGGTAGTAAAAACTAGATTGTATAGAGATAGTCTAATTTTAGTTTTAGAATTTTTAAATAAATATAAAATTAAAGATTTTTTAGAAACCACTGAAAATATACAAAACTTTTCAGAAAAATATTTAAATACGTTTTCCTCTTTAGAACTTAATGATATCTATTTTAAATATCCTAATGATTCAAAGTATTTGCTAAATGGTTTATGCTTGAAAATTAATAAAGGTGATCGAATCGCAATAATTGGAGAAAGTGGTTCAGGTAAATCTACTTTAGTGGACTTATTGATAGGGTTAATTCCCCCTTCATTAGGTCAAATAAATATTAATGGCATAAATATTGGCGAATGTAGCGAAGCTGATATTGCAAACTGGAGAGAATCAATATCCCTTGTTTCTCAAAGAATCTTTTTGGCTGAAACCTCTATTAAGGAAAATATTGCCTTTGGCGTTGAAAAAAATAAAATTGACAATGACAAAATAAATAAAGTTTTAAAAACTACTCTATTAGATGAATATATCTCAAAAAAAAGATTTGGTATTGATACGATAGTTGGTGAAAATGGAATTTCGCTCAGTGGTGGCCAGCAGCAAAGACTTGGAATTGCACGTGGAATTTATAAAAACCCACAATTTTTAATATTAGATGAAGCTACAAGTGCACTTGACTATAAAACTGAATTCGAGATATTAAATAATCTATCTTCTATTAATAATGAATTAACAATGATCATGATTACTCATAGAGACAATAATCTTAAGTTCTGTAATAGAATATTCAGGGTAAAGAATGGAAATCTTATTAAGTTAAAGTAA
- a CDS encoding nucleotide sugar dehydrogenase, which translates to MKEELSLPINEKCKIAIIGLGYVGLPLAIEFSKVSNCLITGKKLERKVIGFDISKKRIYGLRNFYDYTNQFSEKELKDLKNIEFTLEEELLKEADVFIITVPTPIDEFNIPDLTALKEASTLVGKALSKKTNKFKPIVIYESTVFPGATQDVCIPLLSKSSDLKLNEDYFCGYSPERINPGDKKNTLTNIVKITSGSNKDAAEWINLLYGSIIKAGTYKVESIMVAETAKIIENTQRDINIALMNELSFICNLLKIDTLDVINAASTKWNFLPFKPGLVGGHCIGVDPYYLTYKSNQLGYEPLIVSSGRKINDKVSDRLVDRIILKIVEKCLFKKGLKILILGITFKEDCPDMRNSKVFDILKKFSKYPFKLKVVDPYITDDTNIDLDIEYSNELSFEESYEAVLLLVAHEKFVKLNIQQWRSLIHNDSLLFDLKGIIPRTLNPMRI; encoded by the coding sequence TTGAAAGAAGAATTATCTCTCCCCATTAACGAGAAGTGTAAGATAGCAATAATAGGGCTTGGATATGTTGGGTTGCCATTGGCAATTGAGTTTTCTAAAGTTAGTAATTGCTTGATTACTGGAAAAAAATTAGAAAGAAAAGTTATTGGATTTGATATTAGTAAAAAAAGAATATATGGACTTAGAAATTTTTATGACTATACAAACCAATTTTCAGAAAAAGAATTAAAAGATTTAAAAAATATAGAATTTACTCTTGAAGAAGAACTTCTTAAAGAGGCAGATGTATTTATTATTACTGTTCCTACTCCAATAGATGAATTTAACATACCTGACCTTACGGCATTAAAAGAGGCAAGTACTTTGGTAGGTAAGGCTTTATCAAAAAAAACAAATAAGTTTAAACCTATAGTTATATATGAAAGTACAGTTTTCCCAGGTGCTACACAAGATGTTTGTATACCTCTTTTATCAAAATCCTCAGATTTAAAACTAAATGAAGATTATTTTTGCGGATATAGTCCTGAAAGAATCAATCCTGGTGATAAAAAAAATACTTTAACCAATATAGTTAAAATTACGAGTGGTTCAAATAAAGATGCTGCAGAATGGATTAATCTTTTGTATGGATCAATTATTAAAGCAGGCACATATAAAGTAGAAAGCATTATGGTTGCTGAAACAGCAAAAATTATAGAAAATACTCAAAGAGATATTAATATTGCTTTGATGAATGAATTATCATTTATTTGTAATCTTCTAAAAATAGATACTTTAGATGTCATTAATGCAGCGAGTACAAAGTGGAATTTTTTGCCTTTTAAACCTGGATTAGTTGGAGGACATTGTATTGGTGTAGACCCTTATTATTTAACGTATAAATCTAATCAGTTAGGTTATGAGCCATTAATAGTTAGTTCTGGAAGAAAAATTAACGATAAAGTTAGTGATCGACTTGTAGATAGAATAATTCTAAAGATAGTTGAAAAATGTCTTTTTAAAAAAGGACTAAAAATCTTAATTTTAGGAATTACCTTTAAGGAAGATTGTCCTGACATGAGAAATTCTAAGGTTTTTGATATTTTGAAAAAATTCTCTAAATATCCATTCAAGCTAAAGGTGGTTGATCCGTATATTACCGACGATACAAATATCGATTTAGATATTGAGTATAGTAATGAGCTAAGTTTTGAAGAAAGTTACGAAGCTGTTTTACTTTTAGTTGCTCATGAAAAATTTGTTAAACTCAATATTCAGCAATGGAGAAGTTTAATACATAATGATTCATTATTATTTGATCTGAAAGGCATAATACCTCGGACTTTAAATCCTATGAGAATTTAA
- a CDS encoding SDR family NAD(P)-dependent oxidoreductase: MALNTFGDQYNMVVLVTGAAGFIGFHTCKRLIEDGVRVIGIDSLNDYYDLNLKEARLENLKSKSKEFKNLFSFFKGDITENSFLEEIFEIYKPSKVINLAAQAGVRYSLINPDSYYNSNLIGFGNILKNCIKYKIEHFVYASSSSVYGGNTKLPLSEKDPVDHPVSLYAATKRANELIAHSYSHLYNLPSTGLRFFTVYGPWGRPDMALFLFTKSMIKGEKIDVYNNGNMVRDFTYIDDVVNSIIKVLEKPPKENSSLEKSGLSPENSWAPHKVFNVGNSKPIKLLDFLKVLEEILCVKANINYLPMQSGDVRATESDTTILEDYINYRPNTPIKNGIKEFVKWYKEFYKIGYD; encoded by the coding sequence TTGGCTTTAAATACTTTTGGAGATCAATATAATATGGTTGTTTTAGTTACTGGGGCAGCAGGTTTTATAGGTTTTCATACATGTAAAAGGCTCATTGAGGATGGGGTAAGGGTAATTGGAATTGATTCTTTAAATGATTATTACGATTTAAATCTTAAAGAAGCTCGTTTAGAGAACCTTAAATCAAAATCAAAGGAATTTAAAAATCTTTTTTCATTTTTCAAAGGTGATATAACTGAAAATAGTTTTCTAGAAGAAATTTTTGAAATTTATAAACCTTCAAAGGTAATCAATTTGGCAGCCCAAGCAGGGGTAAGGTATTCATTAATAAACCCCGACTCTTACTACAATTCAAACTTAATAGGGTTTGGTAATATTCTTAAAAATTGCATTAAATATAAAATAGAACACTTTGTTTACGCTAGCAGTAGTTCAGTTTATGGCGGTAATACGAAATTACCACTCTCAGAAAAAGATCCTGTGGATCATCCAGTTAGCCTATATGCTGCAACTAAAAGAGCAAATGAGTTAATTGCTCATTCGTATAGTCATTTATATAACTTACCTTCTACTGGGTTAAGATTTTTTACTGTATATGGTCCATGGGGAAGACCTGATATGGCTTTATTTTTATTTACAAAGTCAATGATCAAAGGTGAGAAAATAGACGTTTATAATAATGGTAATATGGTAAGAGATTTTACTTATATTGATGATGTTGTAAATAGCATCATTAAAGTATTAGAAAAACCACCGAAGGAAAATTCATCTTTAGAAAAATCAGGCTTGTCACCAGAAAATAGTTGGGCTCCTCATAAAGTCTTTAATGTAGGCAATTCAAAACCAATAAAACTACTTGACTTTTTGAAAGTACTAGAAGAAATCCTATGTGTAAAGGCAAATATAAATTATCTCCCAATGCAAAGTGGTGATGTAAGGGCTACAGAATCAGATACGACTATTTTAGAAGATTATATTAACTACAGACCTAATACACCAATAAAAAATGGTATTAAAGAATTTGTAAAGTGGTATAAAGAATTTTATAAAATTGGTTATGATTAA
- a CDS encoding glycosyltransferase family 4 protein → MFFVSFILFLINFFITSSLSPILQKIGSKLDLIDRPDNRKINKRSLVRVGGISFIASFIISYIILVFFTKYNLIINNEYKNFFTISIIISLSSFLLGFADDLKSLSPIFRLFMQIIISAFVWICGIQINNIDISFLRLDIEFIQVSSLISFFLTIIWITGITNAINWIDGLDGLASSLVGVSSLSLGVLFMREGNIQEGLVLIGISGSCLGFLIFNRYPAKLIMGDGGSYFLGFNLGYLSILGGSSYLVYDSINVYTQKLHIFILIFLIPLFDMTYVILVRLSKGLSPFYPDNNHIHHRLMNIGLTHDKVVKFLTVANIVICIFSLIILF, encoded by the coding sequence ATGTTTTTTGTATCGTTTATTTTATTTTTAATAAATTTTTTTATAACCTCTAGCCTATCGCCAATACTTCAAAAAATTGGCTCCAAACTAGATTTAATTGATAGGCCTGACAATAGAAAAATAAACAAAAGATCTTTAGTTCGGGTAGGAGGTATATCTTTTATCGCAAGTTTTATTATTAGCTATATTATTTTAGTTTTTTTTACTAAATATAATTTAATAATAAATAATGAATACAAAAACTTCTTCACAATTTCAATAATAATTAGTCTTTCATCTTTCTTATTAGGATTTGCGGATGATTTAAAAAGTTTATCTCCTATTTTTAGATTATTTATGCAAATCATAATTTCTGCATTTGTCTGGATTTGTGGTATTCAAATAAATAATATTGATATATCGTTTTTAAGATTAGATATTGAATTTATACAGGTAAGTAGTTTAATAAGTTTTTTTCTTACAATCATTTGGATAACAGGTATAACAAATGCAATCAATTGGATTGATGGTCTTGATGGCCTTGCTAGCTCTTTAGTTGGGGTGAGTTCTCTAAGTCTTGGAGTATTATTTATGAGAGAGGGAAACATTCAAGAAGGATTAGTTTTAATAGGCATATCAGGTTCATGCCTGGGATTTTTAATATTCAATCGATATCCAGCAAAACTAATAATGGGCGATGGAGGATCCTATTTCTTAGGATTTAATTTAGGATATCTAAGTATTTTAGGGGGTAGCTCCTATTTAGTTTATGACTCGATTAATGTTTATACTCAAAAACTTCATATTTTTATTTTAATATTTCTCATTCCTCTTTTTGATATGACCTATGTCATATTAGTAAGATTATCAAAGGGATTATCACCTTTTTATCCAGATAATAATCACATACACCATAGATTAATGAATATTGGCCTAACTCACGATAAGGTAGTTAAGTTTTTGACAGTAGCGAATATAGTAATTTGTATTTTTAGTTTAATTATTTTATTTTAG
- a CDS encoding glycosyltransferase family A protein, with amino-acid sequence MLNNQSGLNSPIKVSLVIPVSVKEIEKFIFLIENLKKNIDYTHEIIAVINDCTYLKKNFDIDQLKLITNGKLINIFKNKKLCPGEARNIGLNLSTGNYIAFLDVNTIPATNWLENSLKLLIDNPDGFLGRTIYKYSNDFEKLFIAATYGFKPLYTIPGALIKKDLFAKIGWFLPFVRSGEDSDWIKRCLLFNKNIKNQKCPTINYFGLRNKTFSYLCKKWYKYYCSSSAEVQIFQRQKYLYFFFIALCLIFISFNWNYMFSQWEEDSIFYLPHITKIMINTIMAIYIGVRIIWLPLLKGFNFKNLNIINWANFIFINITIDSIKLAAFMVSSFKNLLKGNS; translated from the coding sequence ATGCTTAATAATCAATCAGGTTTAAATTCTCCAATAAAAGTTTCTTTAGTTATTCCAGTATCAGTAAAAGAAATAGAAAAATTTATTTTTTTAATAGAAAATTTAAAAAAAAATATTGACTATACTCATGAGATTATTGCTGTAATAAATGATTGCACTTATTTAAAAAAAAACTTTGACATAGATCAACTTAAACTAATAACTAATGGAAAGTTGATCAATATCTTTAAAAATAAAAAACTATGTCCAGGGGAGGCAAGAAATATTGGTCTTAATCTTTCTACAGGAAACTATATTGCATTTTTAGATGTAAATACTATTCCTGCAACAAACTGGTTGGAGAATTCTTTAAAGTTGCTTATTGATAATCCAGATGGATTTTTAGGTAGAACAATTTATAAATATTCAAATGATTTTGAGAAATTATTTATTGCTGCGACATATGGCTTTAAACCTTTATATACAATTCCTGGAGCATTAATAAAAAAAGATTTATTTGCCAAAATTGGATGGTTTTTACCTTTCGTAAGATCTGGAGAAGATTCTGATTGGATTAAAAGATGTTTACTATTTAATAAAAATATCAAAAACCAAAAATGCCCAACAATTAACTATTTTGGGTTGCGTAATAAGACCTTTTCCTATCTTTGCAAAAAATGGTACAAATATTATTGTTCCTCTTCTGCCGAAGTGCAAATTTTTCAAAGACAGAAGTATCTTTATTTTTTCTTTATAGCTCTTTGTTTGATTTTTATTTCTTTTAATTGGAATTATATGTTTTCGCAATGGGAAGAAGATAGTATTTTTTATTTGCCGCACATAACAAAAATAATGATCAATACTATAATGGCGATTTATATTGGTGTAAGAATAATTTGGTTGCCTTTATTAAAAGGATTTAACTTTAAAAATCTTAATATCATAAATTGGGCTAATTTTATTTTCATAAATATCACAATTGACTCAATTAAATTAGCTGCATTTATGGTTAGTAGTTTTAAGAACCTTCTAAAAGGTAATTCTTAA